A part of Myxococcus landrumus genomic DNA contains:
- a CDS encoding efflux RND transporter periplasmic adaptor subunit gives MRLVKRVRPLTALKMTLWSTALLVAAGCGGKPPPPAAPPPREVQVLTLTPSEVRDTSEYLGSLLSRQNITVLPQVAGYVRRIHVKPGQKVEAGATLLEVDSRTETAALDSAQAQQSSADVNKELARRTFARTEALYKEGLASAQEMEQGRAQLEASEAAARSAAAQVAQRQVQLQFHAVRAPFAGTVGDVLVRLGDFVGATTPLTTIAQADVLEVSVSLPSERARSLKPDTVLEVLDSRGQVLLTSPLFFVAPQADPRTQLVEVKAAFQNTVGLRPSELVRARIVYSKRDALQLPALAVVRLSGQPFAMVVQEKEGKTVVERRPITLGTLGEMAYVIESGLKQGDRVAVSSLQALRDGMAVKVKSPDAAPGAGPGAATAGSR, from the coding sequence GTGCGACTGGTGAAGCGGGTGCGCCCCCTGACGGCGCTGAAGATGACGTTGTGGAGTACCGCCCTGCTGGTGGCCGCGGGGTGCGGGGGCAAGCCGCCTCCGCCCGCGGCCCCTCCGCCGCGCGAGGTGCAGGTGCTGACGCTGACCCCCAGCGAGGTGCGGGACACGAGCGAGTACCTGGGCTCGCTCCTGTCGCGGCAGAACATCACGGTGCTTCCGCAGGTGGCCGGCTACGTGCGGCGCATCCACGTGAAGCCCGGCCAGAAGGTGGAGGCCGGGGCGACGCTCTTGGAGGTCGACTCGCGCACGGAGACCGCCGCGCTCGACAGCGCCCAGGCCCAGCAGAGCTCGGCCGACGTGAACAAGGAGCTGGCGCGCCGCACCTTCGCGCGCACGGAGGCGCTCTACAAGGAGGGCCTCGCCAGCGCGCAGGAGATGGAGCAGGGGCGCGCGCAGTTGGAGGCCTCCGAGGCCGCCGCCCGGTCCGCCGCGGCGCAGGTGGCCCAGCGCCAGGTGCAGCTCCAGTTCCACGCCGTGCGCGCGCCCTTCGCGGGCACGGTGGGCGACGTGCTGGTGCGCCTGGGTGACTTCGTGGGCGCCACCACGCCGTTGACCACCATCGCGCAGGCGGACGTGCTGGAGGTCAGCGTGTCGCTGCCGTCGGAGCGGGCCCGCTCGCTCAAGCCAGACACGGTGCTGGAGGTGCTGGACTCGCGAGGCCAGGTGCTGCTCACCAGCCCCCTGTTCTTCGTCGCGCCGCAGGCCGACCCGCGCACGCAGCTGGTGGAGGTGAAGGCGGCCTTCCAGAACACGGTGGGCCTGCGCCCCAGTGAGCTGGTGCGCGCGCGCATCGTCTACTCCAAGCGGGACGCGCTGCAGTTGCCCGCGCTCGCGGTGGTGCGCCTGAGCGGCCAGCCCTTCGCCATGGTGGTGCAGGAGAAGGAAGGCAAGACGGTGGTGGAGCGCCGCCCCATCACCCTGGGCACGCTGGGAGAGATGGCCTACGTCATCGAGAGCGGACTGAAGCAGGGCGACCGGGTGGCCGTCTCGTCGCTTCAGGCCCTGCGCGACGGAATGGCCGTGAAGGTGAAGTCCCCCGACGCCGCGCCCGGCGCCGGTCCGGGTGCCGCCACGGCGGGCAGCCGCTGA
- a CDS encoding TolC family protein: protein MSAPTVLLLALVASSTPPASSAPVPPPVPFQTKVEDPMLAPVPPATQQVGTWEQALALVRERSTNLRTAEAGVQRAEGRWRQALAALLPNARASASAAHDLLNSDTPVGVFATPALDGRKPTTPVVGTVTASLSQSLVDVSAWRNLSSNAASERGAVASLQDMRRRLTLGLARSLVATVAAERAAELNRVGLLQALERSALTTRSFDLGASNQLDVVRVNQDVALARSALVAGDEQLRRAREALGIALGFGHAVGVEASFNLNGLMEDARKACTPLEDLESRPDLVSARAQVDASRDSRRQASAGYLPTLGLTSNLQGVTTDPDFGRFSSWSIAAVLSVPIWEGGLRGGLVREREGVEKQAEQTLESNRRDAAVEVEQARRGIDVAQALVKTASESRELADRTDRLTRRSFEVGRGSSLELVQSGAALRQAELTLALREFELVQARLDAFLTEARCDW, encoded by the coding sequence ATGTCCGCCCCCACCGTCCTCCTCTTGGCGCTCGTCGCGAGCTCGACCCCGCCCGCGTCGAGTGCTCCTGTTCCTCCCCCCGTGCCGTTCCAGACGAAGGTGGAGGACCCCATGCTTGCCCCAGTCCCGCCCGCAACACAGCAGGTAGGCACCTGGGAGCAGGCGCTGGCCCTGGTCCGGGAGCGCTCCACGAACCTGCGGACCGCGGAAGCAGGCGTCCAGCGCGCCGAGGGTCGCTGGCGTCAGGCCCTGGCCGCGCTCCTTCCCAACGCCCGCGCCTCCGCGAGCGCCGCGCATGACCTGCTCAACTCGGACACCCCGGTGGGCGTGTTCGCCACGCCCGCGCTGGATGGACGCAAGCCCACCACGCCCGTGGTTGGGACTGTCACCGCGTCCTTGAGCCAGTCCCTGGTGGATGTGAGCGCGTGGCGGAACCTGTCGTCGAACGCCGCCTCCGAGCGCGGCGCGGTGGCAAGCCTCCAGGACATGCGCCGCCGGCTCACGCTGGGCCTGGCGCGCTCGCTGGTGGCCACCGTCGCGGCCGAGCGTGCCGCGGAGCTCAACCGCGTGGGCCTGCTCCAGGCGCTGGAGCGCTCCGCGTTGACCACGCGCTCGTTCGACCTGGGTGCCAGCAACCAGCTCGACGTGGTGCGGGTGAACCAGGATGTGGCGCTGGCGCGCAGCGCGCTCGTCGCGGGTGACGAGCAACTGCGCCGGGCCCGCGAGGCGCTGGGCATCGCCCTGGGCTTCGGCCACGCGGTGGGCGTGGAAGCGTCCTTCAACCTGAACGGGCTGATGGAGGATGCGCGCAAGGCGTGCACGCCGCTGGAGGACCTGGAGTCCCGTCCGGACCTGGTGTCCGCGCGCGCGCAGGTGGACGCCTCGCGCGACAGCCGGCGGCAGGCCTCCGCGGGCTACCTGCCCACGCTGGGCCTGACGAGCAACTTGCAGGGCGTGACGACGGACCCGGACTTCGGCCGCTTCTCGTCCTGGAGCATCGCGGCGGTGCTGTCCGTCCCCATCTGGGAGGGCGGCCTGCGCGGGGGACTGGTGCGGGAGCGCGAGGGAGTCGAGAAGCAGGCGGAGCAGACGCTGGAGAGCAACCGCCGCGACGCGGCCGTCGAGGTGGAGCAGGCCCGGCGCGGCATCGACGTGGCACAAGCCCTGGTGAAGACGGCGTCCGAGTCGCGCGAGCTCGCGGACCGGACGGACCGGCTCACCCGGCGTTCCTTTGAAGTGGGCCGTGGCAGCAGCCTGGAGCTGGTGCAGAGCGGAGCGGCCCTGCGCCAGGCGGAGTTGACGCTGGCGCTGCGCGAATTCGAGCTTGTCCAGGCGCGCCTGGACGCATTCTTGACGGAGGCCCGGTGCGACTGGTGA
- a CDS encoding MarR family winged helix-turn-helix transcriptional regulator yields the protein MTFAEQLASLRRTVRRHLTEKLGTRTNRPFSQLLALKVISEGVSRQAALAERLMVDAPAASRLVDRLEEDGMVVRRAGVDRRCFRLELTAEGARELGLLMAALREQDGELGEFLPEPELMELKRLMQKLQAGLAMRAGGPGCSSADTCGPALGLEPENDEGPGSRK from the coding sequence ATGACTTTCGCGGAGCAACTGGCCTCGCTGCGTCGCACCGTCCGCCGCCACCTGACCGAGAAGCTCGGGACGCGGACAAACCGGCCATTCAGCCAACTGCTGGCGCTGAAGGTCATTTCCGAGGGAGTGAGCCGGCAGGCGGCGCTCGCGGAGCGGTTGATGGTGGATGCGCCCGCGGCGAGCCGGCTGGTGGATCGCCTGGAAGAGGATGGGATGGTGGTGCGGCGCGCGGGCGTGGACCGGCGGTGCTTCCGCCTGGAGCTGACGGCCGAGGGTGCGCGAGAGCTGGGTTTGTTGATGGCCGCGCTGCGGGAGCAGGACGGCGAGCTGGGAGAGTTCCTCCCCGAGCCGGAGCTGATGGAGCTCAAGCGGCTGATGCAGAAACTGCAGGCCGGGCTGGCCATGCGCGCTGGGGGCCCCGGGTGTTCCTCGGCGGACACTTGTGGGCCGGCGCTGGGGCTCGAGCCCGAGAACGACGAGGGGCCCGGCTCCCGGAAGTGA
- a CDS encoding cell envelope biogenesis protein TolA gives MLVLVIALAVGLAISLYFNLFGGPKQAALPSSSSSSNAPRGDLEADHKAARAKAEGELQRKQKELDEQRGQLHEVKEQLKQAKRKIFEAKESDKGSQDLAKARAEVERNASIQLEQTRLELAQVLTENQRLKTESEGRGRRREPQAPAPTPAPAAAAPQPAAAPTQEGEAVVAAAPVAPVAEAPREDRTPRRVIRELSEADREKMDRLEQAAAKDRSRAADLEKEVRRIKGRADTQQRVYAATKGDLDLMKDKYKALEKRLNRTLLERDLMRRAIKDLEKKSGILADRTELTPEEMAASDQRTEETIRVRAESETQAAAPEAPAPEATADAEAKPAQQA, from the coding sequence GTGTTGGTCCTGGTCATCGCCCTGGCAGTCGGGCTCGCCATCTCTCTGTATTTCAATCTCTTCGGGGGCCCGAAGCAGGCCGCCCTCCCCTCCTCCTCTTCGTCCTCCAATGCGCCCCGTGGCGACCTGGAAGCCGACCACAAGGCCGCGCGCGCGAAGGCGGAAGGTGAGCTGCAACGGAAGCAGAAGGAGCTGGATGAGCAGCGTGGGCAGCTCCACGAGGTGAAGGAGCAGCTCAAGCAGGCCAAGCGCAAGATTTTCGAGGCGAAGGAGTCCGACAAGGGCTCCCAGGACCTGGCCAAGGCGCGCGCCGAGGTGGAGCGCAACGCGTCCATCCAGCTCGAGCAGACCCGCCTGGAGCTGGCGCAGGTGCTCACGGAGAACCAGCGCCTGAAGACCGAGTCCGAGGGCCGTGGCCGCCGCCGCGAGCCGCAGGCTCCCGCTCCCACCCCGGCGCCCGCCGCCGCCGCCCCGCAGCCCGCCGCCGCCCCTACCCAGGAGGGTGAGGCCGTGGTCGCCGCCGCGCCCGTGGCCCCCGTGGCCGAGGCCCCGCGCGAGGACCGCACGCCCCGCCGCGTCATCCGCGAGCTGAGCGAGGCGGACCGCGAGAAGATGGACCGGCTGGAGCAGGCCGCCGCCAAGGACCGCTCGCGTGCCGCGGACCTGGAGAAGGAAGTGCGGCGGATCAAGGGCCGCGCGGATACGCAGCAGCGCGTCTACGCCGCGACCAAGGGCGACCTGGACCTGATGAAGGACAAGTACAAGGCGCTGGAGAAGCGCCTGAACCGGACCCTGCTGGAGCGCGACCTCATGCGCCGCGCCATCAAGGACCTGGAGAAGAAGTCCGGCATCCTGGCCGACCGCACCGAGCTCACCCCGGAGGAGATGGCCGCCAGCGACCAGCGCACCGAGGAGACCATCCGCGTGCGGGCCGAGTCCGAGACGCAGGCCGCCGCCCCGGAGGCTCCGGCCCCCGAGGCCACCGCTGACGCCGAGGCCAAGCCCGCGCAGCAGGCCTGA
- a CDS encoding 2-oxo acid dehydrogenase subunit E2, giving the protein MAHLELRPKLRVSSFRKLAVGSWETAYDPTVYGTLTVRMDRALAYMEAFRRSTGLELTVTHLVLKALAEALRRCPDANAVLRFHRIYLRQRITVSALLRTEGGPETWAPVRVEDADQKGLRDIVQALEAARGEPGTRRWLEWIPTPLMGLFTRCVSFLAVTLNLDLGRFGLPRDAFGAAIVTDVGALGLDSAYLPLVPFTRVPVFLAPGAVRDTPVVEGGRVVVGKVMSLNASIDHRFIDGFHAGVLATALKEMLEDPEAAFGPPDAAASGR; this is encoded by the coding sequence ATGGCCCACCTGGAGCTGAGACCCAAGCTGCGCGTGTCGAGCTTCCGCAAGCTGGCGGTGGGGAGCTGGGAGACGGCCTATGACCCCACCGTCTACGGGACGCTGACGGTGCGGATGGACCGCGCGCTGGCCTACATGGAGGCCTTCCGGCGGAGCACGGGGCTGGAGCTGACGGTGACGCACCTGGTGCTCAAGGCCCTGGCCGAGGCGCTGCGCCGCTGCCCCGACGCCAACGCGGTGCTGCGCTTCCATCGCATCTACCTGCGCCAGCGCATCACCGTGTCCGCGCTGCTGAGGACGGAAGGGGGGCCGGAAACGTGGGCGCCCGTGAGGGTGGAGGACGCGGACCAGAAGGGGCTGCGCGACATCGTCCAGGCGCTGGAGGCGGCGCGCGGGGAGCCGGGGACGCGGCGCTGGCTCGAGTGGATTCCCACGCCGCTGATGGGGCTGTTCACCCGGTGCGTGTCGTTCCTGGCGGTGACGCTCAACCTGGACCTGGGCCGCTTCGGGCTGCCGAGGGATGCGTTTGGCGCGGCCATCGTCACGGACGTGGGCGCGCTGGGGCTGGATTCGGCCTACCTGCCGTTGGTGCCCTTCACGCGGGTGCCGGTGTTCCTGGCGCCCGGCGCCGTGCGCGACACGCCGGTGGTGGAGGGAGGGCGGGTGGTGGTGGGGAAGGTGATGAGCCTCAACGCGTCCATCGACCACCGCTTCATCGACGGCTTCCACGCGGGCGTGCTGGCCACCGCGTTGAAGGAGATGTTGGAGGACCCCGAAGCCGCGTTCGGTCCACCCGATGCGGCGGCCTCGGGGCGCTGA
- a CDS encoding zinc metalloprotease HtpX, which produces MAYPGTHDTSRNDGGRPALHSGGGWHRLGNALKTTVLLAGLTALVLVIGQRLGGAQGLMFAGFFAVVMNFGSYWFSDKIALAIHGAKPLPYEQAPWLHQMVERLAARAGMPKPKVYILPTAAPNAFATGRSPKHAAVAVTSGLLQILDKRELEGVLAHEIGHVRNRDTLIGTVAATLAGIISYAAQMLFWFGGSMLSRSDDEEGGLGNALANLGLLLVAPIAATLLQLAVSRSREYGADATGAELTGDPDALADALLKLERGAELVPYDRAPATSHLFIVNPLHRGGVMSLFATHPPIPERVRRLRGMRASTGGSRSRGGWEYAY; this is translated from the coding sequence ATGGCTTACCCTGGCACCCACGACACTTCCCGGAACGACGGCGGACGTCCGGCGCTGCACAGCGGCGGTGGGTGGCACCGCCTGGGCAACGCCCTCAAGACGACGGTGCTGCTCGCGGGCCTCACCGCGCTGGTGCTCGTCATTGGCCAGCGGCTGGGCGGCGCACAGGGGTTGATGTTCGCCGGCTTCTTCGCCGTGGTGATGAACTTCGGCTCGTATTGGTTCAGCGACAAGATTGCGCTGGCCATCCACGGCGCGAAGCCGCTCCCCTACGAGCAGGCGCCCTGGCTGCACCAGATGGTGGAGCGGCTGGCCGCGCGCGCGGGCATGCCCAAGCCCAAGGTCTACATCCTCCCCACCGCCGCGCCCAATGCGTTCGCCACGGGCCGCAGCCCCAAGCACGCCGCCGTCGCGGTGACGTCCGGCCTCCTGCAGATTCTCGACAAGCGGGAGCTCGAGGGAGTGCTCGCGCATGAAATCGGGCACGTGCGCAACCGCGACACGCTCATCGGCACGGTGGCGGCCACCCTGGCCGGCATCATCAGCTACGCGGCGCAGATGCTCTTCTGGTTCGGCGGCTCCATGCTCAGCCGGAGCGACGACGAGGAAGGGGGCCTCGGCAACGCGCTCGCCAACCTGGGCCTGCTGCTGGTGGCGCCCATCGCCGCCACGCTGTTGCAGCTCGCCGTGAGCCGCTCGCGCGAGTACGGCGCGGACGCGACGGGCGCGGAGCTGACCGGTGACCCGGATGCCCTGGCGGATGCGCTGCTGAAGCTGGAGCGTGGCGCGGAGCTGGTGCCCTACGACAGGGCCCCGGCGACCTCGCACCTGTTCATCGTCAACCCGCTGCACCGCGGCGGCGTCATGTCCCTGTTCGCCACCCACCCGCCCATCCCGGAGCGCGTGCGCCGGCTGCGCGGCATGAGGGCGAGCACCGGAGGCTCCAGGTCGCGCGGCGGTTGGGAATACGCCTACTGA
- a CDS encoding HTTM domain-containing protein, translating into MTEPVRASRLERLWRLLLAPRDIAALVAFRMALGLLITVSSIRFLAYGWVDVLFTRPRFHFTYWGFDWVPALPAPWMHAVFAALGVLGVCLTAGLFYRATTVLLFVAFSYVQLVDVSNYLNHYYLVSLLLGLLIFVPAHRAFSIDAWRKPGLRSETLPAWCTLLLRFQVTVVYVFAGLAKLTTDWLIHAQPLNIWLAARTSMPFVGPLLEERWVAYAAAWSGFLFDTTIAAFLLSRRLRPYAYVVVVGFHAATSMLFPIGMFPFIMVTAALVFFDSSWPRRLGARLRGGPRAGSVEQVPAPSAMRVPGWKGQAALGVALAYAVLQVAMPLRTHLYGGNVLWHEQGMRFSWRVMAREKNGSVTFIVIQSATGREWHVSPGEYLTRLQEREMSVQPDLILQLARHIARDFEARGLGPVQVRADARVSLNGRAAQLLVDPDVDLAREVDGLGAKAWILPAPDSPPIRLRPTLRAQAH; encoded by the coding sequence ATGACTGAGCCAGTCCGGGCGTCCCGTCTCGAACGCCTCTGGAGGCTGCTCCTCGCGCCGCGCGACATCGCGGCGCTGGTGGCGTTCCGGATGGCGCTCGGGCTGCTCATCACCGTCTCGTCCATCCGCTTCCTGGCCTACGGCTGGGTGGACGTGCTGTTCACCCGCCCCCGCTTCCACTTCACCTACTGGGGCTTCGACTGGGTGCCCGCGCTGCCCGCGCCGTGGATGCACGCGGTGTTCGCCGCGCTCGGCGTGCTGGGCGTGTGCCTGACGGCGGGGCTGTTCTACCGGGCGACGACGGTGCTGCTCTTCGTCGCCTTCTCGTACGTCCAGCTCGTCGACGTCAGCAACTACCTGAACCACTACTACCTGGTGAGCCTGCTGCTCGGACTGCTCATCTTCGTGCCCGCGCACCGCGCGTTCTCCATCGACGCGTGGCGCAAGCCCGGGCTGCGAAGCGAGACGTTGCCCGCGTGGTGCACGCTGCTGCTGCGCTTCCAGGTCACCGTCGTCTACGTGTTCGCGGGCCTGGCGAAGCTCACCACCGACTGGCTCATCCACGCGCAGCCGCTCAACATCTGGCTGGCCGCCCGCACGAGCATGCCCTTCGTGGGCCCGCTGCTCGAGGAGCGCTGGGTGGCCTACGCCGCGGCCTGGTCGGGCTTCCTCTTCGACACCACCATCGCCGCGTTCCTGCTCTCGCGCCGGCTGCGCCCCTACGCGTACGTCGTGGTGGTGGGCTTCCATGCCGCCACGTCCATGCTGTTCCCCATCGGGATGTTCCCGTTCATCATGGTGACGGCGGCGCTCGTCTTCTTCGATTCATCCTGGCCGCGCCGACTGGGCGCACGTCTGCGGGGTGGGCCACGCGCGGGGAGCGTCGAGCAAGTGCCCGCGCCTTCCGCGATGCGCGTCCCCGGATGGAAAGGCCAGGCCGCGCTGGGCGTGGCACTGGCCTACGCGGTCCTCCAGGTGGCGATGCCGCTGCGCACGCACCTGTATGGCGGCAACGTGCTCTGGCACGAGCAGGGCATGCGCTTCTCCTGGCGGGTGATGGCGCGGGAGAAGAATGGCAGCGTGACGTTCATCGTCATCCAGTCGGCCACGGGGCGCGAGTGGCACGTCTCTCCGGGCGAGTACCTCACGCGACTTCAAGAGCGGGAGATGTCCGTTCAGCCGGACCTCATCCTCCAGCTCGCGCGACACATCGCCCGTGACTTCGAGGCGCGAGGACTGGGCCCTGTCCAGGTGCGCGCGGACGCACGCGTGTCCTTGAACGGGCGCGCCGCGCAATTGCTCGTGGACCCGGACGTGGACCTGGCTCGCGAGGTGGATGGCCTGGGCGCGAAGGCGTGGATTCTTCCCGCGCCCGACTCGCCTCCCATCCGGCTGCGCCCCACCCTGCGCGCGCAGGCGCACTGA
- a CDS encoding imelysin family protein, with protein MDHLTPSPFASRRPRAFLLLAALALISGCKGSEKKETPGPSEPSPTDTARVALLKATGACVEKTARQFQTVSVALSEAVSRYASQPDAANQAQARAAFHEAMDVWQVAEVMQVGPAAPRSAAGGAEIRDNVYSWPLVSRCTVEEQIVSKSYEAESFATSLVSRRGLYALEYLLFHEDASTACQGTSPIVAQGTWAALSADERAARKRAYAAVVAKDVSQRAAQLVKAWAADQDNFLQTLETAGSGNRVFPTNQAALNSVSDAMFYFEREGKDLKLARPLGLRECSTESCPEHLESQFAHRSKANLRANLKGFRLLAEGCGEGYSGTGFDDLLVASGAEPLVQKMRERLAGVETALGHIEEADLKDALAADKASVRALHDAFKGVTDVLKTEMVTVLDLELPQSVEGDND; from the coding sequence ATGGACCACCTGACGCCGAGCCCCTTCGCCTCGCGCCGCCCCCGCGCGTTCCTGCTCCTCGCCGCCCTGGCCCTCATCTCGGGCTGCAAGGGGTCCGAAAAGAAGGAGACCCCGGGCCCCAGCGAGCCCAGCCCCACGGACACGGCTCGGGTGGCGCTGCTGAAGGCGACGGGCGCCTGCGTGGAGAAGACAGCGCGCCAGTTCCAGACGGTGAGCGTCGCGCTGTCGGAGGCGGTGAGCCGGTACGCGAGCCAGCCCGATGCCGCGAATCAAGCGCAGGCGCGCGCGGCGTTCCACGAGGCCATGGATGTGTGGCAGGTGGCGGAAGTCATGCAGGTGGGCCCCGCGGCACCGCGCAGCGCGGCGGGAGGCGCGGAGATTCGCGACAACGTCTACTCGTGGCCGCTGGTGAGCCGCTGCACCGTCGAGGAGCAGATCGTCAGCAAGAGCTACGAGGCGGAGAGCTTCGCCACCTCGCTGGTGAGCCGGCGTGGGCTGTATGCCCTGGAATATCTCCTCTTCCACGAGGACGCGTCGACGGCGTGCCAGGGCACCTCGCCCATCGTCGCGCAGGGGACGTGGGCGGCGCTGTCCGCGGATGAGCGGGCCGCTCGCAAGCGCGCCTATGCGGCGGTGGTGGCCAAGGACGTGAGCCAGCGGGCCGCGCAGCTCGTGAAGGCGTGGGCGGCGGACCAGGACAACTTCCTCCAGACGCTGGAGACGGCGGGCTCCGGCAACCGCGTGTTCCCCACGAACCAGGCCGCGCTCAACTCCGTGAGCGACGCGATGTTCTACTTCGAGCGCGAGGGCAAGGACCTGAAGCTGGCGCGGCCGCTGGGGCTGCGCGAGTGCTCGACGGAGTCCTGCCCCGAGCATCTGGAGTCGCAGTTCGCCCACCGCTCGAAGGCCAACCTCCGCGCCAACCTCAAGGGCTTCCGCCTGCTCGCGGAGGGCTGCGGCGAGGGCTACTCCGGCACGGGCTTCGACGACCTGCTCGTGGCCTCCGGCGCCGAGCCGCTCGTGCAGAAGATGCGGGAGCGCCTGGCCGGAGTGGAAACCGCGCTGGGCCACATCGAGGAGGCGGACCTGAAGGACGCGCTGGCGGCGGACAAGGCCTCGGTGCGCGCGCTCCATGACGCGTTCAAGGGTGTCACGGACGTGCTGAAGACGGAGATGGTCACCGTGCTGGACCTGGAGCTGCCCCAGTCCGTCGAAGGGGACAATGACTGA